From Camelus bactrianus isolate YW-2024 breed Bactrian camel chromosome 16, ASM4877302v1, whole genome shotgun sequence, the proteins below share one genomic window:
- the TNRC6C gene encoding trinucleotide repeat-containing gene 6C protein isoform X4, producing the protein MEEKKKKKQEEKKKKEGAQKKAADQKTKVPEPTKTCSSQPPPAGTSTSTSTSTVASSSNGKRASASGQQPAASRYLPREVPPRFRQQEQKQLLKRGQPLPAGALTSVSPTQGAGPAGPSPPPLPGAGAQQPPSKPHPDLSHSGLADHYESSHWGQQPTYRGEATCSWDKVIIDRTDKEAWPSITGAETESASECTSDTDSASHCGSESSSMATGGAQGSFAGHSKKASGSTGTNGALVQSPPAQSALGAGGAGGGSAARAWGVAHCSLGGGDGKMDTMIGDGRGQTCWGASNSNAGINLNLNPNANPAAWPVLGHEGTVATGSPSSICSPVSAIGQNMGNQNGSPAGTLGAWGNLLPQESTEPQTSTSQNVSFSVQPQNLNTDGPSNTNPVNPSPNPVSAVQTNGLPNWGMAVGVGTIIPPHLQGLPGANGSSVSQVSGGGGGEGVSSSVWGLSPSNPATGNSSSGFSQGSGDTVNSALSAKQNGSSSAGQKEGNGGNAWDSGPPAGPGILTWGRGSGSSGVGNIHSGAWGHPGRSTSNGVNGEWGKPPNQHSNSDISGKGSTGWDSPSAGGQNPATQPGSEHASSWAKAASSGTTASEGGSDGSGGHNEGGAGREGAEGRRRDKGSVDQGHIQLPRSDLDPRVLSNTGWGQTPVKQNTAWEFEDSPRSERKSDNGTEAWGCAATQPSHSGGRGDGPITDSANTSSVSGWVSSPPAAGPASTGWGDGSNKAPNGPGVWGDAVSSTAVSNAAAAKSGHAWSGTVNQEDKSPTWGEPPKSRSQNWGDGHKSNPAWSAGGGDWADSSSVLGHLGDGKKNGPGWDADSNRSGSGWNEVPRSGTSGWGNGTNAKVNPGTSWGESLKPSPQQNWASKPQDSNASNWGGAASVKQTGTGWIGGPVPVKQKDNSEATGWEEPSPPSIRRKMEIDDGTSAWGDPSNYNNKTVNMWDRNNPGIQSSATASTNTTTTTTTTSNGANVAEAPPAHQASAQLNRSPLLGPVSSGWGEMPNVHSKAENSWGEPSSPSTLVDNGTAAWGKPPSSGSGWGDQPTEPAVTFGRASAPAAAPALCKPASKSMQEGWGGGGDDTSLGASQWEDEDGGMWNSAASQESASSCSPWGNAPKKGLLKGMKTSGKQDEAWIMTRLIKQLTDMGFPREPAEEALKSSNMNLDQAMSALLEKKVDVDKRGLGVTDYNGMVTKPLGCRPPISKESSVDRPTFLDKDGGLVEEPTTSPFLPSPSLKLPLSNSALPNQALGGIASGLGMQNLNSSRQTPSGNLGMFGSSGAAQARTMQPPPPPPVQPLSSSQPSLRAQVPQFLSPQVQAQLLQFAAKNIGLNPALLTSPINPQHMTMLNQLYQLQLAYQRLQIQQQMLQAQRNVSGPMRQQEQQVARTITNLQQQIQQHQRQLAQALLVKPPPPPPHLSLHPSAGKSALDSFPPHPQAPGLPDLQTKEQQSSPNTFAPYPLAGLNPNMNVNSMDMTGGLSVKDPSQSQSRLPQWTHPNPMDSLPGAASPLDQNPSKHGAIPGGLSIGPPAKSSIDDSYGRYDLIQSSESPASPPVAVPHSWSRAKSDSDKISNGSSINWPPEFHPGVPWKGLQNIDPENDPDVTPGSVPTGPTINTTIQDVNRYLLKSGGKLSDIKSTWSSGPASHTQASLSHELWKVPRNTTAPTRPPPGLTNPKPSSTWGASPLGWTSSYSSGSAWSTDTSGRTSSWLVLRNLTPQIDGSTLRTLCLQHGPLITFHLNLTQGNAVVRYSSKEEAAKAQKSLHMCVLGNTTILAEFAGEEEVNRFLAQGQALPPTSSWQSSSGAGQPRLGASGSSHSLVRSDAGHWNPPCLAGKGSGDLLWGGVPQYSSSLWGPPSSDDGRVIGSPTPLNTLLPGDLLSGESL; encoded by the exons ATCTCAGTCACAGTGGACTGGCAGATCATTATGAAAGTTCCCACTGGGGACAGCAGCCCACTTACAGAGGTGAAGCCACCTGCAGCTGGGATAAAGTGATAATAGACAGGACGGATAAGGAGGCGTGGCCTTCCATCACAGGGGCAGAGACTGAGTCTGCCTCAGAATGTACGTCGGACACTGACTCTGCCTCCCACTGCGGCTCAGAGAGCAGTAGCATGGCTACCGGGGGCGCGCAGGGCAGCTTCGCCGGCCACAGCAAGAAGGCCAGCGGCAGCACTGGCACCAACGGCGCGCTCGTCCAGAGCCCCCCCGCCCAGAGTGCCCTCGGAGCCGGGGGAGCCGGCGGCGGCAGCGCGGCCCGAGCGTGGGGCGTGGCCCACTGCTCCCTCGGTGGCGGGGATGGGAAAATGGACACCATGATCGGAGACGGGAGAGGTCAGACCTGCTGGGGTGCCTCCAACTCCAATGCTGGCATTAATCTCAACCTTAACCCCAACGCCAACCCAGCTGCCTGGCCTGTACTCGGGCATGAAGGAACTGTGGCAACGGGCAGCCCTTCCAGTATTTGCAGTCCGGTCAGTGCCATCGGTCAGAACATGGGCAACCAGAATGGGAGCCCCGCAGGCACTTTGGGTGCTTGGGGGAACTTGCTGCCGCAAGAGAGCACAGAACCACAAACGTCCACTTCTCAGAATGTGTCTTTCAGCGTACAACCTCAGAACCTTAACACTGATGGACCAAGTAACACTAACCCCGTGAACCCTTCACCAAACCCTGTCAGTGCAGTGCAGACGAACGGACTGCCGAACTGGGGCATGGCTGTCGGTGTGGGGACCATCATCCCGCCCCACCTGCAAGGCCTTCCTGGTGCTAACGGATCATCAGTCTCTCAAGTCAGCGGGGGTGGTGGTGGCGAAGGAGTCAGCAGCTCCGTGTGGGGACTGTCCCCCAGTAACCCTGCCACAGGAAATAGCAGCTCTGGGTTCAGCCAGGGGAGTggagacactgtgaactcagcaTTAAGTGCTAAGCAGAACGGATCCAGCAGTGCtgggcagaaagaaggaaatggagggaACGCCTGGGATTCGGGGCCTCCTGCCGGCCCTGGGATCCTCacctggggaaggggcagtggCAGCAGCGGTGTTGGTAACATCCATTCGGGAGCTTGGGGCCACCCTGGCCGAAGCACCTCGAATGGGGTGAACGGGGAGTGGGGAAAGCCCCCAAACCAGCATTCCAACAGCGACATCAGCGGGAAAGGATCAACAGGGTGGGACAGTCCGAGCGCGGGCGGCCAGAACCCTGCCACACAGCCCGGCAGCGAGCACGCGAGCTCATGGGCCAAAGCTGCGTCTTCCGGAACCACAGCGAGTGAAGGCGGCAGCGATGGTTCAGGCGGTCACAACGAAGGAGGTGCCGGGAGGGAAGGAGCCGAAGGCCGACGGCGAGACAAAGGGAGTGTAGACCAAGGGCACATCCAACTGCCAAGGAGCGACCTCGACCCCAGAGTCCTGTCCAATACTGGCTGGGGACAGACTCCAGTAAAGCAGAACACTGCCTGGGAATTTGAAGACTCCCCTCGGTCTGAGAGAAAGAGTGACAATGGGACAGAGGCCTGGGGCTGTGCAGCCACTCAGCCGTCACACTCAGGGGGGAGGGGCGATGGGCCCATCACGGACAGTGCAAATACCTCTTCAGTGTCTGGGTGGGTCAGCTCACCACCGGCCGCTGGGCCAGCAAGCACAGGCTGGGGAGACGGCAGCAACAAAGCGCCAAACGGCCCAGGGGTCTGGGGGGATGCGGTAAGCTCTACTGCTGTTAGTAATGCTGCTGCTGCCAAGAGCGGCCACGCTTGGAGCGGGACCGTGAATCAGGAGGACAAGTCGCCCACCTGGGGCGAGCCTCCAAAATCCAGATCTCAGAACTGGGGAGATGGACACAAATCGAACCCAGCCTGGAGCGCAGGAGGGGGAGATTGGGCCGATTCGTCTTCTGTCCTTGGACACTTGGGGGATGGGAAGAAAAATGGCCCCGGCTGGGATGCTGACAGTAATCGATCAGGGTCAGGTTGGAATGAGGTTCCCAGGTCGGGGACCAGCGGCTGGGGCAATGGCACAAATGCGAAGGTGAATCCAGGGACGAGCTGGGGAGAGTCTTTAAAGCCCAGCCCCCAACAGAACTGGGCGAGCAAACCCCAAGACAGCAACGCGAGTAACTGGGGAGGAGCTGCTTCCGTTAAACAGACAGGAACAGGGTGGATCGGGGGGCCGGTCCCTGTCAAGCAGAAGGACAACAGTGAGGCCACAGGCTGGGAGGAACCTTCTCCACCATCCATTCGACGCAAAATGGAAATTGATGACGGTACCTCAGCTTGGGGCGACCCAAGCAACTACAACAATAAAACTGTAAACATGTGGGACAGAAACAACCCGGGCATCCAGAGCAGTGCCACGGCCagtaccaacaccaccaccaccaccaccaccacgagcAATGGCGCCAACGTGGCCGAGGCGCCGCCGGCCCACCAGGCCAGCGCTCAGCTCAACCGATCGCCGCTGCTCGGTCCAG TTTCATCAGGCTGGGGAGAAATGCCTAATGTTCATTCAAAGGCAGAAAACTCTTGGGGAGAACCATCCTCCCCTTCCACCCTGGTTGATAATGGCACAGCGGCCTGGGGCAAGCCGCCCAGCAGCGGCAGCGGCTGGGGGGACCAGCCCACCGAGCCAGCAGTGACGTTTGGAAGAGCCAGCGCCCCCGCTGCCGCCCCAGCCCTGTGCAAACCAG CTTCAAAATCTATGCAAGAAGGCTGGGGCGGCGGCGGGGATGACACGAGCCTGGGCGCCAGCCAGTGGGAAGACGAGGACGGCGGCATGTGGAACAGCGCTGCTTCCCAAGAGAGCGcctcctcctgcagcccctgGGGGAACGCCCCCAAAAAGGGGCTCCTGAAG GGCATGAAAACATCTGGCAAACAGGATGAGGCGTGGATCATGACCCGGCTGATCAAACAACTCACAGACATGGGATTCCCG AGAGAGCCGGCTGAAGAGGCCTTGAAGAGCAGCAACATGAACCTCGACCAGGCCATGA GCGCTCTGCTGGAAAAGAAGGTGGACGTGGACAAGCGTGGACTGGGAGTGACCGACTACAATGGGATGGTCACCAAACCCCTTGGCTGCCGCCCGCCAATCTCCAAAGAGTCTTCCGTGGACCGCCCCACCTTCCTGGACAAG GATGGCGGCCTCGTGGAAGAGCCCACGACTTCACCATTTTTGCCTTCACCAAGCCTGAAGCTCCCCCTTTCCAACAGTGCACTCCCTAATCAGGCCCTGGGCGGGATTGCCTCAGGGCTGGGCATGCAAAACTTGAATTCTTCTAGACAG ACCCCGAGTGGCAATCTGGGCATGTTTGGCAGCAGCGGAGCAGCACAAGCCAGGACcatgcagccgccgccgccgccgcccgtgCAGCCCCTGAGCTCCTCCCAGCCCAGTCTCCGCGCTCAAGTGCCTCAGTTTCTATCCCCTCAG GTTCAAGCACAGCTTTTGCAGTTTGCAGCAAAAAACATTGGTCTCAACCCTGCACTATTAACCTCGCCAATTAACCCTCAGCACATGACGATGTTGAACCAGCTCTACCAGCTGCAGCTG GCGTACCAACGTTTACAGATCCAGCAGCAGATGTTACAGGCCCAGCGTAACGTTTCCGGACCCATGAGACAGCAGGAGCAGCAA GTTGCGCGCACAATCACTAACCTGCAGCAGCAGATCCAGCAGCACCAGCGCCAGCTGGCCCAGGCCCTGCTCGTGaagccgccgccgcccccgccgcacCTGTCTCTGCACCCCTCTGCAGGCAAATCGGCCCTGGACAGCTTCCCCCCGCACCCCCAGGCCCCCGGCCTCCCCGACCTGCAGACCAAAGAACAGCAGTCTTCACCCAACACCTTTGCTCCTTACCCTCTCG cTGGACTGAACCCAAACATGAATGTCAACAGCATGGACATGACTGGTGGTCTGTCGGTGAAGGACCCGTCTCAGTCCCAGTCCCGCCTCCCTCAGTGGACACACCCCAACCCGATGGACAGCTTACCCGGTGCTGCTTCCCCACTCGACCAGAACCCCAGCAAGCATG GTGCTATCCCTGGAGGTCTCAGCATTGGGCCTCCAGCTAAGTCCTCCATCGACGACTCCTATGGCCGGTACGATTTAATCCAGAGCAGTGAGTCACCAGCCAGCCCTCCTGTAGCTGTTCCCCATAGCTGGTCACGTGCCAAATCTGACAGTGATAAAATCTCAAATGGCTCCAGCATCAACTGGCCCCCAG AATTCCATCCTGGAGTTCCATGGAAAGGACTTCAGAACATAGATCCCGAGAATGACCCAGACGTCACTCCTGGAAGTGTCCCCACCGGGCCCACCATCAACACCACCATCCAGGATGTCAACCGCTACCTCCTCAAGAGTGGAG GTAAACTGTCAGACATTAAATCGACGTGGTCCTCCGGCCCTGCCTCCCACACGCAAGCCTCTCTGTCTCACGAACTGTGGAAAGTGCCCAGAAACACTACTGCACCCACAAGGCCGCCTCCAGGGCTCACCAACCCCAAGCCTTCCTCCACCTGGGGAGCCAGTCCCCTCGGCTGGACCAGCTCTTACTCCTCGG GGTCTGCCTGGAGCACCGACACCTCAGGAAGGACGAGCAGCTGGCTGGTTCTCCGCAACCTCACGCCCCAG ATCGACGGCTCCACCCTGCGGACGCTGTGTTTGCAGCACGGGCCTCTCATCACATTCCACCTGAACCTGACGCAGGGCAACGCCGTGGTCCGGTACAGCTCCAAGGAGGAAGCCGCCAAGGCCCAGAAGTCCCTGCACAT GTGTGTCCTGGGAAACACTACCATCTTGGCCGAGTTCGCTGGCGAGGAAGAAGTGAACCGCTTCCTGGCCCAGGGCCAGGCGCTGCCGCCCACCTCCAGCTGGCAGTCCAGCAGCGGGGCCGGCCAGCCGCGGCTGGGCGCCTCGGGCAGCTCCCACAGCCTAGTGCGGAGCGACGCCGGCCACTGGAACCCCCCGTGCCTGGCCGGCAAAGGGAGCGGCGACCTGCTGTGGGGCGGGGTCCCCCAGTACTCAAGCAGCCTGTGGGGCCCCCCCAGCAGCGACGACGGCAGAGTCATCGGAAGCCCCACCCCTCTGAACACGCTGCTCCCCGGCGACCTGCTCAGCGGGGAGTCCCTCTAG
- the TNRC6C gene encoding trinucleotide repeat-containing gene 6C protein isoform X2, with product MEEKKKKKQEEKKKKEGAQKKAADQKTKVPEPTKTCSSQPPPAGTSTSTSTSTVASSSNGKRASASGQQPAASRYLPREVPPRFRQQEQKQLLKRGQPLPAGALTSVSPTQGAGPAGPSPPPLPGAGAQQPPSKPHPDLSHSGLADHYESSHWGQQPTYRGEATCSWDKVIIDRTDKEAWPSITGAETESASECTSDTDSASHCGSESSSMATGGAQGSFAGHSKKASGSTGTNGALVQSPPAQSALGAGGAGGGSAARAWGVAHCSLGGGDGKMDTMIGDGRGQTCWGASNSNAGINLNLNPNANPAAWPVLGHEGTVATGSPSSICSPVSAIGQNMGNQNGSPAGTLGAWGNLLPQESTEPQTSTSQNVSFSVQPQNLNTDGPSNTNPVNPSPNPVSAVQTNGLPNWGMAVGVGTIIPPHLQGLPGANGSSVSQVSGGGGGEGVSSSVWGLSPSNPATGNSSSGFSQGSGDTVNSALSAKQNGSSSAGQKEGNGGNAWDSGPPAGPGILTWGRGSGSSGVGNIHSGAWGHPGRSTSNGVNGEWGKPPNQHSNSDISGKGSTGWDSPSAGGQNPATQPGSEHASSWAKAASSGTTASEGGSDGSGGHNEGGAGREGAEGRRRDKGSVDQGHIQLPRSDLDPRVLSNTGWGQTPVKQNTAWEFEDSPRSERKSDNGTEAWGCAATQPSHSGGRGDGPITDSANTSSVSGWVSSPPAAGPASTGWGDGSNKAPNGPGVWGDAVSSTAVSNAAAAKSGHAWSGTVNQEDKSPTWGEPPKSRSQNWGDGHKSNPAWSAGGGDWADSSSVLGHLGDGKKNGPGWDADSNRSGSGWNEVPRSGTSGWGNGTNAKVNPGTSWGESLKPSPQQNWASKPQDSNASNWGGAASVKQTGTGWIGGPVPVKQKDNSEATGWEEPSPPSIRRKMEIDDGTSAWGDPSNYNNKTVNMWDRNNPGIQSSATASTNTTTTTTTTSNGANVAEAPPAHQASAQLNRSPLLGPVSSGWGEMPNVHSKAENSWGEPSSPSTLVDNGTAAWGKPPSSGSGWGDQPTEPAVTFGRASAPAAAPALCKPASKSMQEGWGGGGDDTSLGASQWEDEDGGMWNSAASQESASSCSPWGNAPKKGLLKGMKTSGKQDEAWIMTRLIKQLTDMGFPREPAEEALKSSNMNLDQAMSALLEKKVDVDKRGLGVTDYNGMVTKPLGCRPPISKESSVDRPTFLDKDGGLVEEPTTSPFLPSPSLKLPLSNSALPNQALGGIASGLGMQNLNSSRQTPSGNLGMFGSSGAAQARTMQPPPPPPVQPLSSSQPSLRAQVPQFLSPQVQAQLLQFAAKNIGLNPALLTSPINPQHMTMLNQLYQLQLAYQRLQIQQQMLQAQRNVSGPMRQQEQQVARTITNLQQQIQQHQRQLAQALLVKPPPPPPHLSLHPSAGKSALDSFPPHPQAPGLPDLQTKEQQSSPNTFAPYPLAGLNPNMNVNSMDMTGGLSVKDPSQSQSRLPQWTHPNPMDSLPGAASPLDQNPSKHGAIPGGLSIGPPAKSSIDDSYGRYDLIQSSESPASPPVAVPHSWSRAKSDSDKISNGSSINWPPEFHPGVPWKGLQNIDPENDPDVTPGSVPTGPTINTTIQDVNRYLLKSGGSSPPSSQNATLPSSSAWPLGASGHSRALSSIAPAPSIAGKLSDIKSTWSSGPASHTQASLSHELWKVPRNTTAPTRPPPGLTNPKPSSTWGASPLGWTSSYSSGSAWSTDTSGRTSSWLVLRNLTPQIDGSTLRTLCLQHGPLITFHLNLTQGNAVVRYSSKEEAAKAQKSLHMCVLGNTTILAEFAGEEEVNRFLAQGQALPPTSSWQSSSGAGQPRLGASGSSHSLVRSDAGHWNPPCLAGKGSGDLLWGGVPQYSSSLWGPPSSDDGRVIGSPTPLNTLLPGDLLSGESL from the exons ATCTCAGTCACAGTGGACTGGCAGATCATTATGAAAGTTCCCACTGGGGACAGCAGCCCACTTACAGAGGTGAAGCCACCTGCAGCTGGGATAAAGTGATAATAGACAGGACGGATAAGGAGGCGTGGCCTTCCATCACAGGGGCAGAGACTGAGTCTGCCTCAGAATGTACGTCGGACACTGACTCTGCCTCCCACTGCGGCTCAGAGAGCAGTAGCATGGCTACCGGGGGCGCGCAGGGCAGCTTCGCCGGCCACAGCAAGAAGGCCAGCGGCAGCACTGGCACCAACGGCGCGCTCGTCCAGAGCCCCCCCGCCCAGAGTGCCCTCGGAGCCGGGGGAGCCGGCGGCGGCAGCGCGGCCCGAGCGTGGGGCGTGGCCCACTGCTCCCTCGGTGGCGGGGATGGGAAAATGGACACCATGATCGGAGACGGGAGAGGTCAGACCTGCTGGGGTGCCTCCAACTCCAATGCTGGCATTAATCTCAACCTTAACCCCAACGCCAACCCAGCTGCCTGGCCTGTACTCGGGCATGAAGGAACTGTGGCAACGGGCAGCCCTTCCAGTATTTGCAGTCCGGTCAGTGCCATCGGTCAGAACATGGGCAACCAGAATGGGAGCCCCGCAGGCACTTTGGGTGCTTGGGGGAACTTGCTGCCGCAAGAGAGCACAGAACCACAAACGTCCACTTCTCAGAATGTGTCTTTCAGCGTACAACCTCAGAACCTTAACACTGATGGACCAAGTAACACTAACCCCGTGAACCCTTCACCAAACCCTGTCAGTGCAGTGCAGACGAACGGACTGCCGAACTGGGGCATGGCTGTCGGTGTGGGGACCATCATCCCGCCCCACCTGCAAGGCCTTCCTGGTGCTAACGGATCATCAGTCTCTCAAGTCAGCGGGGGTGGTGGTGGCGAAGGAGTCAGCAGCTCCGTGTGGGGACTGTCCCCCAGTAACCCTGCCACAGGAAATAGCAGCTCTGGGTTCAGCCAGGGGAGTggagacactgtgaactcagcaTTAAGTGCTAAGCAGAACGGATCCAGCAGTGCtgggcagaaagaaggaaatggagggaACGCCTGGGATTCGGGGCCTCCTGCCGGCCCTGGGATCCTCacctggggaaggggcagtggCAGCAGCGGTGTTGGTAACATCCATTCGGGAGCTTGGGGCCACCCTGGCCGAAGCACCTCGAATGGGGTGAACGGGGAGTGGGGAAAGCCCCCAAACCAGCATTCCAACAGCGACATCAGCGGGAAAGGATCAACAGGGTGGGACAGTCCGAGCGCGGGCGGCCAGAACCCTGCCACACAGCCCGGCAGCGAGCACGCGAGCTCATGGGCCAAAGCTGCGTCTTCCGGAACCACAGCGAGTGAAGGCGGCAGCGATGGTTCAGGCGGTCACAACGAAGGAGGTGCCGGGAGGGAAGGAGCCGAAGGCCGACGGCGAGACAAAGGGAGTGTAGACCAAGGGCACATCCAACTGCCAAGGAGCGACCTCGACCCCAGAGTCCTGTCCAATACTGGCTGGGGACAGACTCCAGTAAAGCAGAACACTGCCTGGGAATTTGAAGACTCCCCTCGGTCTGAGAGAAAGAGTGACAATGGGACAGAGGCCTGGGGCTGTGCAGCCACTCAGCCGTCACACTCAGGGGGGAGGGGCGATGGGCCCATCACGGACAGTGCAAATACCTCTTCAGTGTCTGGGTGGGTCAGCTCACCACCGGCCGCTGGGCCAGCAAGCACAGGCTGGGGAGACGGCAGCAACAAAGCGCCAAACGGCCCAGGGGTCTGGGGGGATGCGGTAAGCTCTACTGCTGTTAGTAATGCTGCTGCTGCCAAGAGCGGCCACGCTTGGAGCGGGACCGTGAATCAGGAGGACAAGTCGCCCACCTGGGGCGAGCCTCCAAAATCCAGATCTCAGAACTGGGGAGATGGACACAAATCGAACCCAGCCTGGAGCGCAGGAGGGGGAGATTGGGCCGATTCGTCTTCTGTCCTTGGACACTTGGGGGATGGGAAGAAAAATGGCCCCGGCTGGGATGCTGACAGTAATCGATCAGGGTCAGGTTGGAATGAGGTTCCCAGGTCGGGGACCAGCGGCTGGGGCAATGGCACAAATGCGAAGGTGAATCCAGGGACGAGCTGGGGAGAGTCTTTAAAGCCCAGCCCCCAACAGAACTGGGCGAGCAAACCCCAAGACAGCAACGCGAGTAACTGGGGAGGAGCTGCTTCCGTTAAACAGACAGGAACAGGGTGGATCGGGGGGCCGGTCCCTGTCAAGCAGAAGGACAACAGTGAGGCCACAGGCTGGGAGGAACCTTCTCCACCATCCATTCGACGCAAAATGGAAATTGATGACGGTACCTCAGCTTGGGGCGACCCAAGCAACTACAACAATAAAACTGTAAACATGTGGGACAGAAACAACCCGGGCATCCAGAGCAGTGCCACGGCCagtaccaacaccaccaccaccaccaccaccacgagcAATGGCGCCAACGTGGCCGAGGCGCCGCCGGCCCACCAGGCCAGCGCTCAGCTCAACCGATCGCCGCTGCTCGGTCCAG TTTCATCAGGCTGGGGAGAAATGCCTAATGTTCATTCAAAGGCAGAAAACTCTTGGGGAGAACCATCCTCCCCTTCCACCCTGGTTGATAATGGCACAGCGGCCTGGGGCAAGCCGCCCAGCAGCGGCAGCGGCTGGGGGGACCAGCCCACCGAGCCAGCAGTGACGTTTGGAAGAGCCAGCGCCCCCGCTGCCGCCCCAGCCCTGTGCAAACCAG CTTCAAAATCTATGCAAGAAGGCTGGGGCGGCGGCGGGGATGACACGAGCCTGGGCGCCAGCCAGTGGGAAGACGAGGACGGCGGCATGTGGAACAGCGCTGCTTCCCAAGAGAGCGcctcctcctgcagcccctgGGGGAACGCCCCCAAAAAGGGGCTCCTGAAG GGCATGAAAACATCTGGCAAACAGGATGAGGCGTGGATCATGACCCGGCTGATCAAACAACTCACAGACATGGGATTCCCG AGAGAGCCGGCTGAAGAGGCCTTGAAGAGCAGCAACATGAACCTCGACCAGGCCATGA GCGCTCTGCTGGAAAAGAAGGTGGACGTGGACAAGCGTGGACTGGGAGTGACCGACTACAATGGGATGGTCACCAAACCCCTTGGCTGCCGCCCGCCAATCTCCAAAGAGTCTTCCGTGGACCGCCCCACCTTCCTGGACAAG GATGGCGGCCTCGTGGAAGAGCCCACGACTTCACCATTTTTGCCTTCACCAAGCCTGAAGCTCCCCCTTTCCAACAGTGCACTCCCTAATCAGGCCCTGGGCGGGATTGCCTCAGGGCTGGGCATGCAAAACTTGAATTCTTCTAGACAG ACCCCGAGTGGCAATCTGGGCATGTTTGGCAGCAGCGGAGCAGCACAAGCCAGGACcatgcagccgccgccgccgccgcccgtgCAGCCCCTGAGCTCCTCCCAGCCCAGTCTCCGCGCTCAAGTGCCTCAGTTTCTATCCCCTCAG GTTCAAGCACAGCTTTTGCAGTTTGCAGCAAAAAACATTGGTCTCAACCCTGCACTATTAACCTCGCCAATTAACCCTCAGCACATGACGATGTTGAACCAGCTCTACCAGCTGCAGCTG GCGTACCAACGTTTACAGATCCAGCAGCAGATGTTACAGGCCCAGCGTAACGTTTCCGGACCCATGAGACAGCAGGAGCAGCAA GTTGCGCGCACAATCACTAACCTGCAGCAGCAGATCCAGCAGCACCAGCGCCAGCTGGCCCAGGCCCTGCTCGTGaagccgccgccgcccccgccgcacCTGTCTCTGCACCCCTCTGCAGGCAAATCGGCCCTGGACAGCTTCCCCCCGCACCCCCAGGCCCCCGGCCTCCCCGACCTGCAGACCAAAGAACAGCAGTCTTCACCCAACACCTTTGCTCCTTACCCTCTCG cTGGACTGAACCCAAACATGAATGTCAACAGCATGGACATGACTGGTGGTCTGTCGGTGAAGGACCCGTCTCAGTCCCAGTCCCGCCTCCCTCAGTGGACACACCCCAACCCGATGGACAGCTTACCCGGTGCTGCTTCCCCACTCGACCAGAACCCCAGCAAGCATG GTGCTATCCCTGGAGGTCTCAGCATTGGGCCTCCAGCTAAGTCCTCCATCGACGACTCCTATGGCCGGTACGATTTAATCCAGAGCAGTGAGTCACCAGCCAGCCCTCCTGTAGCTGTTCCCCATAGCTGGTCACGTGCCAAATCTGACAGTGATAAAATCTCAAATGGCTCCAGCATCAACTGGCCCCCAG AATTCCATCCTGGAGTTCCATGGAAAGGACTTCAGAACATAGATCCCGAGAATGACCCAGACGTCACTCCTGGAAGTGTCCCCACCGGGCCCACCATCAACACCACCATCCAGGATGTCAACCGCTACCTCCTCAAGAGTGGAG GGTCCTCCCCACCATCATCTCAGAACGCCACGCTGCCTTCCTCGAGTGCCTGGCCGCTCGGTGCCTCCGGCCACAGCCGCGCTCTCAGCAGCATTGCGCCCGCGCCTAGTATCGCAG GTAAACTGTCAGACATTAAATCGACGTGGTCCTCCGGCCCTGCCTCCCACACGCAAGCCTCTCTGTCTCACGAACTGTGGAAAGTGCCCAGAAACACTACTGCACCCACAAGGCCGCCTCCAGGGCTCACCAACCCCAAGCCTTCCTCCACCTGGGGAGCCAGTCCCCTCGGCTGGACCAGCTCTTACTCCTCGG GGTCTGCCTGGAGCACCGACACCTCAGGAAGGACGAGCAGCTGGCTGGTTCTCCGCAACCTCACGCCCCAG ATCGACGGCTCCACCCTGCGGACGCTGTGTTTGCAGCACGGGCCTCTCATCACATTCCACCTGAACCTGACGCAGGGCAACGCCGTGGTCCGGTACAGCTCCAAGGAGGAAGCCGCCAAGGCCCAGAAGTCCCTGCACAT GTGTGTCCTGGGAAACACTACCATCTTGGCCGAGTTCGCTGGCGAGGAAGAAGTGAACCGCTTCCTGGCCCAGGGCCAGGCGCTGCCGCCCACCTCCAGCTGGCAGTCCAGCAGCGGGGCCGGCCAGCCGCGGCTGGGCGCCTCGGGCAGCTCCCACAGCCTAGTGCGGAGCGACGCCGGCCACTGGAACCCCCCGTGCCTGGCCGGCAAAGGGAGCGGCGACCTGCTGTGGGGCGGGGTCCCCCAGTACTCAAGCAGCCTGTGGGGCCCCCCCAGCAGCGACGACGGCAGAGTCATCGGAAGCCCCACCCCTCTGAACACGCTGCTCCCCGGCGACCTGCTCAGCGGGGAGTCCCTCTAG